In the genome of Xanthobacteraceae bacterium, one region contains:
- a CDS encoding BolA family transcriptional regulator: MTTKIDKTIDRIRDRLAAALKPESLEVIDESGQHVGHAGHVPGKVTHVRVIVVAEAFQGKGRLDRHRMVNDLLNHEMSAGLHALAIVPKAPGE; this comes from the coding sequence ATGACCACCAAGATCGACAAGACCATCGACCGGATTCGTGACCGTCTTGCGGCGGCGCTGAAACCTGAATCGCTCGAAGTGATCGACGAGAGCGGGCAGCATGTCGGCCATGCCGGGCATGTGCCGGGCAAGGTCACACACGTGCGCGTGATCGTGGTGGCGGAAGCGTTTCAGGGCAAGGGCCGTCTCGACCGGCACCGCATGGTCAACGACCTGCTCAATCACGAGATGAGCGCGGGCCTGCATGCGCTCGCGATCGTGCCGAAGGCGCCGGGCGAATAA